From a single Argonema galeatum A003/A1 genomic region:
- a CDS encoding type II toxin-antitoxin system VapC family toxin: MKLLFDTHTFIWWDSQPNNLSQTALALLQDRSNILLLSVISIWEMQIKLQLGKITLNRSLLEIIENQQQTNQIEVLPVKLAHVLELDSLPLVHKDPFDRLLIAQANVQNAALVSCDPIVAQYPVNVIW; this comes from the coding sequence ATGAAATTATTGTTTGATACTCATACTTTTATTTGGTGGGATAGTCAACCGAATAACCTATCACAAACAGCTTTAGCACTGTTGCAAGATAGGTCAAATATTTTGCTCCTGAGTGTCATCAGCATTTGGGAGATGCAAATTAAGTTACAGCTAGGTAAAATAACACTAAATCGATCTTTGTTAGAAATTATTGAAAATCAGCAACAAACTAATCAAATAGAGGTACTACCTGTGAAGCTGGCTCATGTTTTAGAATTGGATAGCTTGCCACTTGTTCACAAAGATCCTTTCGATCGTTTGTTGATTGCACAAGCCAATGTGCAAAATGCTGCCTTAGTTAGCTGCGATCCAATTGTTGCCCAATATCCAGTTAACGTTATTTGGTAA
- a CDS encoding Uma2 family endonuclease — protein MISASAIFPPLTIPPLENGDKLTRAEFERRYEAMPEVKKAELIEGMVYMASPLRFESHAEPHAYIMGWLATYKAGTPGVRLGDNPTVRLDADNEPQPDALLRIEQGGRSRISDDDYVEGAPELIVEIAASTASLDLHKKLTVYRRNGVQEYLVWRVYDRQFDWFRLNAGEYIQVEPNADGVICSQVFPGLWLDKAALLGGNLAKVLEILQQGLASQEHQAFVQRLAND, from the coding sequence ATGATATCTGCTAGCGCGATTTTTCCTCCTTTGACCATTCCTCCTTTAGAAAACGGCGACAAGCTCACCCGCGCTGAATTTGAGCGTCGCTATGAAGCAATGCCTGAAGTCAAAAAAGCTGAATTGATTGAAGGAATGGTTTATATGGCATCTCCGTTAAGATTTGAAAGTCACGCAGAGCCTCATGCTTACATTATGGGCTGGTTGGCTACATACAAGGCTGGTACACCGGGAGTAAGGCTAGGTGATAATCCAACGGTGCGTCTGGATGCCGATAACGAACCGCAACCGGATGCTTTATTGAGAATAGAACAGGGGGGCCGATCGCGCATCAGTGACGATGATTATGTGGAAGGTGCGCCGGAATTAATAGTAGAAATTGCCGCTTCTACTGCGTCTCTAGATTTGCATAAAAAACTGACAGTCTACCGTCGCAATGGAGTACAAGAATATTTAGTTTGGCGAGTTTACGATCGTCAATTCGATTGGTTTAGATTAAATGCCGGGGAATATATTCAAGTTGAGCCGAATGCTGATGGTGTAATTTGCTCTCAAGTCTTTCCGGGGTTGTGGTTGGATAAAGCAGCTTTATTAGGGGGTAATTTAGCAAAAGTTTTAGAAATATTGCAGCAGGGTTTAGCAAGTCAGGAACATCAAGCTTTTGTGCAAAGACTGGCTAATGATTAA
- a CDS encoding type II toxin-antitoxin system VapC family toxin, producing MIVFLDTGILGLVASPNNTGEAKECKDWLYGLLARSVYVLTSDICDYEVRRGLLLASLSNPTVQGIQNLDILPEVIDFLPLTKMVMKEAANLWAQAHSQGIQTADNKNIDADMIICAQAKVLQAENPGQYIVIASTNTKHLKLFTEAKEWRDIKF from the coding sequence ATGATTGTTTTTTTAGACACGGGAATACTTGGGTTAGTTGCCTCGCCAAATAATACGGGTGAGGCGAAAGAATGTAAAGACTGGCTTTATGGGTTACTTGCTAGAAGTGTATATGTTCTAACTTCTGATATTTGTGACTATGAAGTTAGAAGGGGTTTGCTATTAGCGTCTTTGAGTAACCCAACAGTTCAAGGTATCCAAAATCTAGATATTTTGCCAGAAGTTATTGACTTTTTACCGTTAACTAAAATGGTAATGAAAGAAGCAGCTAATTTGTGGGCGCAAGCGCACAGTCAAGGAATTCAAACAGCGGACAATAAAAATATTGATGCAGATATGATTATCTGCGCTCAAGCTAAAGTTCTCCAAGCAGAAAATCCGGGTCAGTATATCGTAATTGCTTCTACGAATACTAAACATTTGAAACTGTTTACAGAAGCAAAGGAATGGAGAGATATCAAATTTTAG
- a CDS encoding DUF29 domain-containing protein — MNSVRDLKNLYDIDDSQWLEETVKLIKNRQFKELDLENLIEELEDLGREKRNAVASLLEQVIRHLLLLQYWTSESDYNEVHWQEEIYTFRIQLRRRLTTNLRNYLDSELDSIYKDALGFVKIKTQNFVSFPPECPYSLDQLLDIEWLPSLN, encoded by the coding sequence ATGAACAGTGTTAGGGATTTAAAAAATCTCTACGATATTGATGATTCTCAATGGCTAGAAGAAACGGTTAAATTGATTAAGAATCGCCAATTTAAAGAGCTAGATTTAGAGAATTTAATAGAGGAGTTAGAGGATTTGGGCAGGGAAAAGAGAAATGCTGTTGCCAGCCTTTTAGAACAGGTTATCCGTCATTTATTATTACTGCAATATTGGACAAGCGAATCCGACTATAATGAAGTTCACTGGCAAGAAGAAATCTATACTTTCAGAATTCAATTGAGACGAAGACTTACTACCAATCTCCGTAATTACTTAGATTCGGAATTGGATTCTATCTATAAAGATGCGTTAGGATTTGTGAAAATTAAAACTCAAAATTTCGTCAGTTTCCCACCAGAATGTCCTTACTCGCTTGACCAATTACTTGATATCGAGTGGTTGCCCTCATTAAATTAA
- a CDS encoding WGR domain-containing protein, producing MAEEKTYLELSESDGVSHKFYEVIVNSTEVSIRYGRIGDKGQSQVKSYPTAEKAKAEATKKINEKLKKGYEHAVIGVRQKRTVTHREIKSDRSTASPSPVLWKFASGSAAFGIFIDKKRCWVGNQAGQIFALNNTGQVINQLRLPDGVKCIVADDGWLYAGCDDGKVYDLTGKIPRVAYEIAEDVNILWLDIKDAILGVSDIEGNVTTINHEDESQWTKKSSGQYGWMVRCDEIGVYHGHSDGVTMYDWEDGKKIWHQKTRGDVLFGWQEEAIIYASTSHNLVYSFTKKGEAKTIYQCDAPVYSCATAEDGKYVFAGDNCSSIYCFNEEGDRIWKLATGCGSAFSMQFLDNRLYIVTTDGSLACIDASETAINAAKAGTVPQTVNIKAPAAVSAAVPSHTLETTSNTTQGVIVECFQEGNNLRIRVVSPDYNSNWKVQFPKELREEGARYLVEEVRESSRGGFYRAFGDIKKLVTR from the coding sequence ATGGCTGAAGAAAAAACCTATTTAGAATTATCCGAGTCAGATGGCGTTTCTCACAAATTCTATGAAGTAATTGTCAACAGCACAGAAGTTTCCATTCGCTACGGTCGGATTGGCGACAAAGGTCAGAGTCAAGTAAAATCCTACCCAACTGCCGAAAAAGCCAAAGCCGAAGCGACGAAAAAGATTAACGAAAAACTCAAGAAAGGTTACGAACACGCAGTCATAGGAGTGCGTCAGAAACGCACTGTGACTCATCGGGAGATAAAGAGCGATCGCTCAACCGCTTCCCCATCTCCAGTGCTGTGGAAATTCGCCTCCGGTTCTGCCGCTTTCGGTATCTTTATCGACAAAAAGCGCTGTTGGGTTGGCAATCAAGCCGGTCAAATATTTGCTCTCAACAATACAGGTCAAGTAATCAATCAATTGCGATTACCTGACGGCGTGAAATGTATCGTCGCCGATGATGGCTGGCTTTATGCGGGATGCGATGATGGCAAAGTCTACGATTTAACTGGAAAAATTCCCCGTGTCGCTTATGAAATTGCCGAAGATGTGAATATTTTGTGGCTCGATATTAAAGATGCAATTCTCGGAGTTTCCGATATCGAGGGTAACGTCACAACCATCAATCACGAAGATGAATCCCAGTGGACTAAAAAAAGTAGCGGTCAATATGGCTGGATGGTACGTTGCGACGAGATTGGCGTTTATCACGGTCACAGCGACGGCGTAACAATGTATGATTGGGAAGATGGCAAGAAAATTTGGCATCAAAAAACTCGCGGCGATGTGCTATTTGGTTGGCAAGAAGAAGCAATAATTTATGCCAGTACCAGCCATAATTTAGTTTATTCTTTCACCAAAAAAGGGGAAGCAAAAACAATTTACCAATGCGATGCGCCAGTGTATTCTTGCGCCACAGCAGAAGACGGCAAATATGTATTCGCAGGCGATAATTGTTCGTCGATTTATTGTTTTAATGAAGAAGGCGATCGAATCTGGAAACTAGCCACAGGATGCGGTTCCGCCTTCTCAATGCAATTTTTAGATAATCGCCTTTACATCGTCACCACCGACGGTTCTCTTGCTTGCATCGACGCCAGCGAAACAGCAATTAATGCCGCCAAAGCAGGTACAGTTCCCCAAACAGTTAATATTAAAGCGCCCGCCGCCGTGAGTGCCGCCGTTCCTTCCCACACTTTAGAAACTACCTCAAACACAACGCAAGGAGTAATTGTCGAGTGTTTCCAAGAAGGAAATAACTTAAGAATTCGCGTTGTTTCTCCTGATTACAACTCCAACTGGAAAGTGCAATTTCCTAAAGAACTTCGCGAAGAAGGTGCGCGTTATCTGGTGGAAGAGGTGCGCGAATCTTCTCGCGGTGGATTTTATCGCGCTTTTGGGGATATTAAGAAGTTAGTTACTCGTTGA
- a CDS encoding CFI-box-CTERM domain-containing protein, translated as MPENIYEIRDQLERDYIRLGERGKYYEEKGDHANALLNYLDSLLEYVRYISCRESALQVDLYIQNYGISQGLTRNKQAEIVYEKIKNDSSEVNNWLKISYSLEEQIKFMTGLIIRLLQISKQLESSQIEKAYVVSKIKQIFDFLTRDYQKRFDVEQLNFYQSLSDYLENNRYILTSNQEAIQKIKNTKIEIKSDEPLDSLKKIRVALSIASSTQISLTQLETEIQSLTKYGCFIATAAYSTPTHPDLDTFRNFRDEKLLTNPVGKRLVNFYYQISPSIAQYVEKQPAIKSFVRHQLERLAKRIRKDLI; from the coding sequence ATGCCGGAAAATATCTATGAAATTCGCGACCAACTAGAAAGAGACTATATTCGTTTAGGCGAAAGAGGCAAATATTATGAAGAAAAAGGAGATCATGCTAATGCTCTTCTTAATTATTTAGACTCTTTGCTGGAATATGTTCGATATATAAGTTGTCGAGAAAGCGCTTTGCAAGTAGATCTTTATATACAAAACTATGGTATTTCACAAGGATTAACAAGAAATAAACAGGCTGAAATAGTCTATGAAAAGATAAAGAATGACAGCAGCGAGGTTAATAATTGGCTGAAAATTTCTTACTCACTGGAAGAGCAGATTAAATTTATGACTGGTCTTATTATACGTCTATTACAGATTAGTAAGCAACTCGAAAGTAGTCAGATAGAAAAAGCTTATGTTGTATCTAAAATTAAACAAATTTTTGATTTTTTAACTAGAGATTATCAAAAACGCTTTGATGTCGAGCAACTAAATTTTTATCAGTCCCTATCAGATTACCTGGAAAATAATCGATATATTCTTACAAGCAATCAAGAAGCTATTCAGAAAATAAAAAATACAAAAATTGAAATAAAATCAGACGAGCCATTGGATAGCCTGAAAAAAATTAGAGTAGCTTTGTCTATAGCTAGTAGTACACAAATATCTCTCACTCAATTAGAAACTGAAATACAATCATTAACAAAATACGGATGCTTCATCGCCACAGCAGCTTACTCAACTCCCACGCACCCAGACTTAGACACATTCCGCAATTTCCGAGATGAAAAATTATTAACTAATCCTGTTGGTAAACGGCTAGTTAATTTTTACTACCAGATTAGTCCTAGTATAGCTCAATATGTGGAAAAACAGCCAGCAATAAAAAGTTTTGTGAGACATCAACTAGAACGTTTAGCAAAGCGGATACGTAAAGATTTAATTTAA
- a CDS encoding type II toxin-antitoxin system PemK/MazF family toxin produces MKRGEVYDARLEPVEGSEQGGTRPVIIVSRDAINTYSPVVLAIPCTTYQTGKRVYPTQILITAPDGGLTNDSIAMADQVRVLSKNRLLSLRGMLSNEAIILVNQALLIAFDLPSQV; encoded by the coding sequence ATGAAACGAGGAGAAGTCTACGATGCTCGACTTGAACCTGTTGAGGGTTCTGAACAAGGGGGCACTCGTCCTGTTATCATTGTTAGTCGAGATGCAATCAATACATATAGTCCTGTAGTTTTGGCTATTCCCTGCACTACTTATCAAACTGGTAAACGAGTTTATCCCACTCAGATATTAATTACAGCGCCAGACGGTGGATTAACTAACGATTCGATCGCTATGGCAGATCAGGTAAGGGTGTTATCTAAAAATCGCTTACTGAGTTTACGAGGAATGCTTAGTAATGAAGCAATAATTTTGGTGAATCAAGCTTTGTTAATTGCGTTTGATTTGCCCAGTCAAGTTTAA
- a CDS encoding Hsp70 family protein: MEILETIGFDLGHGETAVAKAIVESIEPPEMLEVNNKKIQVTALGWHPELGYLVGDQALIQAGVTQLKITFKQKPNNDPTYRETIRTFLETYYRLLKENKQIKGGESDYFYVGCPSGWSLSDREEYQKLLKEAGIPLLSVVPESRAAFMQAKEAGKLEYDKLKSSVLIVDIGSSTTDFTLVKSLHEIPIDFGSNSLGASLIDKAIFARTLAKHEQKELLEKVFAEYPHHQARCELACRKAKEDYFSNEQLFSNPQSFARGFESINEQIYFIPQVNKLIMEDILNQPLPELEDKSWIQSFRAAVIEGKENLERQGIVPTIVLMTGGASRMKFTRQICEEIFPEPHTQVRPDPEPERCIALGLARVGRWDLRASAFKKEVNKLFDSDKLKDIIKRHIPELIELLTKPLSDGLIENAIKPGLKDWQNNKVRTLADLETAMKKRAESWLKSDRAKLLINNQCLSWFNSKIQPDLASETDPICRQFQIPRSSLRFEEGIDPGVVNPELSIGDALLAETVAFIVNVVIGGGTLASILLLILTGHLTWPIAFVYGASALAAGMELNRKGVKEVIKTNMDIPSWLRSSFLNDSKIENICNQINPDLDKALREQLTTNQEAFDELIAKVGQSLQNALNAKAEEAIILIQ, translated from the coding sequence ATGGAAATTTTAGAAACGATCGGTTTCGATTTAGGACACGGCGAAACAGCCGTAGCTAAAGCAATAGTCGAGAGCATCGAACCCCCAGAGATGCTGGAAGTTAATAACAAGAAGATCCAAGTTACGGCGCTTGGCTGGCATCCAGAGTTAGGCTATCTTGTCGGAGACCAAGCCTTAATCCAAGCTGGCGTTACCCAACTCAAAATCACTTTCAAGCAAAAACCAAACAACGATCCAACTTATCGAGAAACAATTCGCACTTTTTTGGAAACTTACTACCGCCTTTTGAAAGAAAACAAACAAATAAAAGGTGGAGAAAGCGACTACTTTTATGTTGGCTGTCCTTCGGGATGGTCGTTGAGCGATCGCGAAGAATACCAAAAGCTACTCAAAGAAGCTGGCATTCCTTTACTGAGCGTTGTCCCGGAATCGCGAGCTGCTTTCATGCAAGCCAAGGAAGCCGGTAAGCTAGAATATGACAAACTCAAATCTTCCGTGCTAATTGTCGATATTGGTTCTTCGACTACAGATTTTACCCTCGTCAAGAGCCTACACGAAATACCGATCGATTTCGGCAGTAATTCTCTCGGAGCATCGCTGATCGACAAGGCTATTTTTGCCCGAACTCTTGCCAAACACGAACAGAAAGAATTACTCGAAAAAGTGTTTGCAGAATATCCCCATCACCAAGCTCGTTGCGAACTTGCCTGTCGCAAAGCTAAGGAAGATTACTTTTCTAACGAACAGCTATTCAGCAACCCCCAATCATTTGCCCGTGGCTTTGAATCTATCAACGAACAGATTTATTTTATCCCCCAAGTTAACAAATTAATTATGGAGGATATCTTGAACCAACCCTTGCCGGAACTAGAAGACAAGAGTTGGATTCAGTCTTTTCGAGCGGCAGTAATTGAAGGTAAGGAAAACCTGGAACGACAAGGCATTGTACCAACAATTGTGTTGATGACAGGCGGTGCATCTCGCATGAAGTTCACTCGTCAAATTTGCGAGGAAATCTTCCCGGAACCCCATACGCAGGTTCGGCCCGATCCGGAACCAGAGAGGTGCATTGCACTGGGTTTGGCGCGAGTTGGACGATGGGATTTGCGTGCTTCTGCATTCAAAAAAGAGGTCAACAAACTATTTGATTCAGATAAGCTCAAAGATATCATCAAAAGACATATCCCAGAGTTAATCGAATTGTTGACAAAGCCGCTGTCAGATGGTTTAATTGAAAATGCAATTAAACCTGGGTTGAAAGATTGGCAAAACAACAAAGTACGGACTTTGGCTGACCTGGAAACGGCTATGAAAAAGCGGGCAGAGTCGTGGCTGAAAAGCGATCGGGCCAAGCTTCTGATCAACAATCAATGTCTCAGTTGGTTTAACAGCAAAATCCAACCCGATTTAGCCTCCGAAACCGACCCCATTTGTCGCCAGTTCCAGATACCCAGAAGCAGCTTAAGGTTTGAAGAAGGAATCGACCCCGGCGTGGTCAACCCGGAACTGTCGATTGGAGATGCTCTCCTTGCCGAAACAGTAGCCTTTATCGTCAATGTAGTGATTGGTGGCGGCACTCTCGCCAGTATCCTCCTTCTCATCCTGACGGGGCATTTGACATGGCCGATCGCATTCGTATATGGGGCCTCGGCTTTGGCAGCAGGAATGGAGCTAAATAGGAAGGGTGTCAAAGAGGTAATCAAGACAAATATGGATATCCCCAGTTGGCTGCGTTCTAGTTTTTTGAATGACAGCAAAATCGAAAATATCTGCAATCAAATCAATCCCGATTTGGATAAGGCTCTGCGAGAACAACTCACAACAAATCAAGAAGCTTTTGACGAACTGATCGCCAAAGTTGGGCAAAGTCTTCAAAATGCTTTGAACGCCAAAGCGGAAGAGGCAATCATCCTGATTCAGTAG
- a CDS encoding type II toxin-antitoxin system Phd/YefM family antitoxin yields MTAVQKTVDVSVAQMSVQELLHLIDEGTEVLLTDGRKPLARLVPILQPNVPRIAGLHQGAISTSNDFDEPLPEEFWTAGG; encoded by the coding sequence ATGACCGCCGTTCAAAAAACAGTAGATGTCAGTGTCGCACAAATGAGTGTGCAAGAATTATTACACCTCATTGATGAAGGGACAGAAGTTTTACTGACAGATGGCCGAAAACCCTTGGCTCGTCTAGTTCCTATTCTCCAACCAAATGTACCCCGAATAGCTGGATTACACCAGGGAGCAATATCGACAAGTAATGATTTTGATGAGCCATTACCAGAAGAATTTTGGACGGCAGGTGGATGA
- a CDS encoding ATP-binding protein, whose translation MDIKEILKLTDELVLAKTGEHLDYLQEAILRGTLQDQKYAEIAEATHSSEGYVRDVGSKLWKILSKGLGQDITKANFRAILEKAKIYKNNISSAIVGETITVNNLNICPEKSRSHTPTPQPQQTQTRSHIDLGDAPEIFSFYDRTDSLTTLETWILQDRDRLIALLGISGIGKTTLALRLIEQIKTHFDYVIYRSLRFSPTPDATLTNLLQIFSQQAEIPHAIETQLSQLINYLRKYRCLIIFDDVQMLFSSGQLAGQYKSGYEDYHLFFKQIAELCHQSSLLLISWEKPREIAKLERLNNYVHSLVLESLGVAAKEILKQHNLSDEDSWEILINSYQGNPLWLEFTATMIQELFGGNVSDFLQCDAPILCESLQAQLDQQFQRLTQPEQAVMIQLANETEPVTLPQIAKTVQLSTADLLNAMQSLGRRLLLEAKEQGKTTFFTLNTVLKQYVKNRYCN comes from the coding sequence ATGGATATTAAAGAAATCTTAAAATTGACAGACGAGCTAGTTTTAGCCAAAACAGGGGAACACCTAGATTATCTGCAAGAAGCTATACTGCGGGGTACATTACAAGATCAGAAATACGCGGAAATTGCAGAAGCAACTCACTCTAGTGAAGGTTATGTCAGGGATGTCGGGTCAAAATTATGGAAAATACTATCTAAGGGATTGGGACAAGATATTACTAAAGCGAATTTTCGAGCGATATTAGAAAAGGCAAAAATTTACAAAAATAATATTTCATCAGCTATTGTTGGCGAAACTATTACAGTCAATAACCTTAACATTTGTCCAGAAAAATCTCGATCGCACACCCCCACACCACAACCGCAACAAACCCAAACCCGATCGCACATCGACTTAGGCGACGCACCGGAAATCTTCAGCTTCTACGATCGCACCGACTCCCTCACCACCCTCGAAACCTGGATATTACAAGATCGCGATCGCCTCATCGCACTCCTGGGTATCAGCGGAATTGGCAAAACTACCCTCGCACTGCGACTCATAGAACAAATCAAAACCCATTTTGATTACGTCATCTATCGCAGCCTCCGCTTTTCGCCAACCCCAGATGCAACCCTCACCAACTTGCTGCAAATCTTCTCCCAGCAAGCAGAGATCCCCCACGCGATCGAAACGCAACTTTCCCAACTCATCAACTACCTACGCAAATATCGCTGTCTGATTATCTTCGATGACGTACAGATGCTTTTCAGCAGCGGACAACTCGCAGGTCAATATAAATCTGGATATGAAGATTATCACTTATTTTTCAAACAAATAGCCGAACTTTGTCATCAGAGTAGCTTACTATTAATTAGTTGGGAAAAACCCAGAGAAATCGCCAAACTAGAAAGACTAAATAACTATGTGCATTCCTTAGTATTAGAGAGTTTAGGCGTAGCAGCTAAAGAAATTCTCAAACAGCATAATTTATCAGATGAAGACAGTTGGGAAATTTTGATTAATTCCTATCAAGGAAATCCCCTCTGGTTAGAGTTCACCGCCACCATGATTCAAGAATTATTTGGAGGTAATGTTTCTGACTTTTTACAATGTGACGCGCCAATCTTATGCGAATCTTTACAAGCACAGTTAGACCAACAATTTCAGCGTCTAACCCAGCCGGAACAAGCAGTAATGATTCAGCTTGCTAATGAAACAGAACCCGTTACTTTGCCGCAAATTGCCAAGACAGTACAGTTATCTACCGCAGATTTATTGAATGCCATGCAATCGCTAGGGAGGCGGCTGTTATTGGAGGCAAAAGAACAGGGTAAGACAACCTTTTTTACTTTAAATACTGTGTTGAAACAGTATGTAAAAAATCGATATTGTAACTAA
- a CDS encoding type II toxin-antitoxin system HicB family antitoxin, whose translation MKYSILIQWSENDRAYVASLPEWGKYARTHGETYEEALENAKEVLEDLVYGYEQTGKPLPEPQTLQVA comes from the coding sequence ATGAAATATAGCATTTTGATTCAGTGGTCTGAGAACGATCGAGCGTATGTTGCTAGTTTGCCTGAATGGGGGAAATACGCTCGAACACACGGCGAAACTTATGAAGAAGCACTTGAGAACGCCAAGGAAGTTTTAGAAGATTTGGTGTATGGCTATGAGCAAACGGGTAAGCCCCTACCAGAGCCACAGACACTACAGGTAGCCTAA
- a CDS encoding DUF6887 family protein: MSKLDFKAMNRKELHAYVLTHRDDEEAFYAYVDRLHAEATWIEMPPLESPEDLENYPEFLEHLRKSSNREIR; this comes from the coding sequence ATGAGCAAGCTTGACTTCAAAGCAATGAATCGGAAAGAATTGCACGCTTACGTTCTTACCCATCGAGATGACGAAGAAGCGTTTTATGCGTATGTGGACAGGTTACACGCAGAGGCTACCTGGATTGAAATGCCACCGTTGGAGTCACCAGAAGATTTAGAGAATTACCCGGAATTCCTCGAACATCTTCGCAAAAGTTCAAACCGCGAAATACGATGA
- a CDS encoding DUF6888 family protein, whose amino-acid sequence MSKIPTAEQKTQCFNLCVWFSKLYLPINVVRMDGRTGNVFFLAGEENIIEIYPNGKWRYI is encoded by the coding sequence GTGTCCAAAATTCCTACGGCAGAGCAGAAAACACAGTGCTTCAATTTGTGTGTTTGGTTCAGCAAGCTATACTTGCCTATCAACGTAGTTCGTATGGATGGGCGAACAGGCAATGTTTTCTTTCTAGCAGGCGAAGAAAATATCATTGAGATTTATCCCAACGGCAAATGGAGGTATATATAA
- a CDS encoding DUF29 domain-containing protein, with amino-acid sequence MGVRSHLGKDGTAIAFWERWKCDRIGEKLQYWTSESDYNAVHWQEEIYTFRIQLRRRITTNLRNYLESELNSIYKDALGFVKIKTQNAVSFLPECPYSLDQLLDIEWLPSLN; translated from the coding sequence ATGGGAGTGCGATCGCATTTGGGGAAAGATGGAACTGCGATCGCTTTTTGGGAAAGATGGAAGTGCGATCGCATTGGGGAAAAACTGCAATATTGGACAAGCGAATCCGACTATAATGCAGTTCACTGGCAAGAAGAAATCTATACTTTCAGAATTCAATTGAGACGAAGGATTACTACCAATCTCCGTAATTATTTAGAGTCTGAATTGAACTCTATCTATAAAGATGCGTTAGGATTTGTGAAAATTAAAACTCAAAATGCCGTCAGTTTTCTCCCAGAATGTCCTTACTCGCTTGACCAATTACTTGATATCGAGTGGTTGCCCTCATTAAATTAA
- a CDS encoding ribbon-helix-helix domain-containing protein, whose translation MQNQTVRTTITLPAELLAATDRIVSQGKAKSRNEFVAQALLHELEALKRAEINAALIEMTQDPDYQAQVLQMEAEFGVASWEAFQLGESSV comes from the coding sequence ATGCAAAATCAGACTGTCCGCACAACAATAACTCTACCTGCGGAACTTTTAGCCGCGACTGACAGGATAGTCAGCCAAGGAAAAGCCAAGAGTCGTAATGAGTTTGTAGCACAAGCACTTCTACACGAGCTTGAAGCACTCAAACGAGCAGAAATTAATGCAGCACTGATTGAAATGACGCAAGACCCGGATTATCAAGCTCAAGTGCTACAGATGGAGGCTGAGTTTGGGGTAGCAAGTTGGGAAGCCTTCCAGTTGGGAGAATCTTCAGTATGA